The region TAAAACCATATTTTTCGGCGGTGGCATAGGATGCTAACTTTGCTTTGGAGGGAATTGTTGGCTGGCAGGGAATATGACGACATTTGCCCGTTTCATCAAAAGCCCAACGATGAAAGTTACAGCGAATCCAGTTGCCTTCAACCCGTCCTAAACCTAGGTCTGTGCCAAGATGGGGACAGTAAGCGTGTAAAGCCCTTGTCTTTCCGTCTTCGCCCCGAAATACGACAATTTTTTGCCCACAAAGGGTTATGGATTTAGCTTGGCCCCGCCCCAATGTCTGACTAGGACAAATAATATACCAACCCTTGGCAACAATTTGCCAATTATTAAAGATGTCCATGGTTGAGCAAGATGAGAAGCTAAGATTGGCAAGGGAAACAATTTTCTATTTATCGCTCTGCTAAGAAGTTACTTTCAACATGACCCAATCTACTAATTTTGCCGATGTTTATCCAGTACAGTGGCGAGATGATCAAGTAATTTTGATTGACCAGACCCGTTTACCTTTGGAATACAAGGAAGTGGCGATCGCCGATTATGAGGCCATGGGCCATGCCATCAAATCTATGGTAGTGCGGGGGGCACCGGCCATTGGGGTAGCGGCGGCGTATGGTATGTATTTGGGCGCTAGGAGAATTCAGACGACGGAATTAAGGGAATTTGTGGCGCAGTTGGAATTTGTGGCGGACCAGTTACGCCAAACCCGGCCCACAGCGGTAAATTTATTCTGGGCCATTGATCAAATGTTGAATGTGGCTTACCACAGTGGCGAAAATGTGGAGCAGGTCAAGGCCGATCTCCTCTCCCGGGCTCAGCAAATTCAACTCGATGACCTCCGTACTTGTCAGGCGATCGGGGCGGCAGGACTCGAGGTGCTACCAAGGGAACCCCAGCAGTTAACCATTCTCACCCATTGCAATGCTGGCGCTTTGGCCACCGCTGGTTACGGTACGGCGATCGGTGTTATCAGGGCCGCCTGGTCTGCGGGTCGATTAGCCAGGGTCTATGCCGATGAAACTAGACCTAGATTGCAGGGAGCGAAGTTAACAGTGTGGGAATGTGTGCAAGCGGGCATCCCCGTCACCCTCATCACCGATAATATGGCCGCCCATTGCATGCAACAACAACGCATTGACGCCGTAGTGGTAGGAGCTGATCGCATTGCCAGAAATGGTGACACGGCTAATAAAATTGGCACCTATGGTTTAGCCGTGTTGGCCAAAATGCATGCCATTCCTTTTTTCGTTGCCGCCCCATTATCCACTGTGGATTTTGCCTTGGATGATGGCAGTCAAATTCCCATCGAAGAACGGGACCCGGTGGAAATTTACCAACCAGGATCGACCCGCATTACCCCAGAGGGAGCGGAATTTTATAACCCCGCTTTTGATGTCACCCCCGCCACTTTAATCACCGCTATCATTACGGAACAGGGCTCCATTGCGCCAGAACAGTTGGCAGATCTACAAGCTTAATTTGGTAGTCTATTTCCCCATAAAAGTAACTTTTTCCACATTTTTGGCAATAGTTTTCCACAGAAAATCCCCCTCTGGATACCGTTACTAATTCCTCCCTAAATCCAGCATTTGGTGAATTTGTGCTTGGCAAGCTTTAGTCACAGCTTCCAATTCCGGTTTCTTATTCTTTACCGGCGGGGCGATCGCCTTCCCGATGCGAATGGTTAAGGGGACAGGATGGGGCCAGGGGGAACCAGACTGGAAAATTTGTTCTACCCCCCCCAAGCTAACTGGAATAATGGGTACTTGGGCCTTGCCCGCAATCATGGCGGCCCCCAATTTCGGTTGGTGAATGCGACCATCCTCTGTTCTGGTTCCCTCCAGAAATACCCCCACTAACCAACCATCCCCCAGGGCTGTCAAGGCGGCCCGCAACGCCCCTCGATCGCCACTGCCCCGTTTCACCGGATAAGCTCCATAGAGGCGAATGGCTGGGCCCAGCAGGGGCACATTAAATAATTCTTCCTTGGCCATAAAAGCCACCGGTCGGGCCATGGCACAGGACAAAAATGGTGGGTCAAAGTAACTAGCATGGTTGCTCACCACTAAAGCTGGGCCCTGGGTTGGCACCAATTCCTGGCCATACACCCGAGCCTGGAACAATCCATGGAGCAATGGCCGCACCACTCCCCACTTTAAACCCCGGTAGAGAGCTAAATTGAGTGAAGTTTCCCTCGGACGGGAGGCACTCAAACCACCACTATGATTAATCTCGGAATCCACTGAGCTTTCCCGGAAAATATTTGCCTCCACACTTTATCAAAACCATGGCCGGGAAATCTCCCCA is a window of Synechocystis sp. PCC 7338 DNA encoding:
- the mtnA gene encoding S-methyl-5-thioribose-1-phosphate isomerase: MTQSTNFADVYPVQWRDDQVILIDQTRLPLEYKEVAIADYEAMGHAIKSMVVRGAPAIGVAAAYGMYLGARRIQTTELREFVAQLEFVADQLRQTRPTAVNLFWAIDQMLNVAYHSGENVEQVKADLLSRAQQIQLDDLRTCQAIGAAGLEVLPREPQQLTILTHCNAGALATAGYGTAIGVIRAAWSAGRLARVYADETRPRLQGAKLTVWECVQAGIPVTLITDNMAAHCMQQQRIDAVVVGADRIARNGDTANKIGTYGLAVLAKMHAIPFFVAAPLSTVDFALDDGSQIPIEERDPVEIYQPGSTRITPEGAEFYNPAFDVTPATLITAIITEQGSIAPEQLADLQA
- a CDS encoding 1-acyl-sn-glycerol-3-phosphate acyltransferase, whose product is MDSEINHSGGLSASRPRETSLNLALYRGLKWGVVRPLLHGLFQARVYGQELVPTQGPALVVSNHASYFDPPFLSCAMARPVAFMAKEELFNVPLLGPAIRLYGAYPVKRGSGDRGALRAALTALGDGWLVGVFLEGTRTEDGRIHQPKLGAAMIAGKAQVPIIPVSLGGVEQIFQSGSPWPHPVPLTIRIGKAIAPPVKNKKPELEAVTKACQAQIHQMLDLGRN